One segment of Aythya fuligula isolate bAytFul2 chromosome 30, bAytFul2.pri, whole genome shotgun sequence DNA contains the following:
- the LOC116500050 gene encoding beta-1,3-galactosyltransferase 2-like: MRCPQPPRALLLLPALLSLALLGVRVQRRLSGEPLDGPQGPDGPGAPNAPDGPGGPNGVLGRPGSQGRPGGPGRLGSHGRPDGPGAINMAAFQWRASSSSSSSSSSSVKATAKPPPPSRHPLQPPYPYPYRFLLNEPHKCRERAPFLVLLVATEPADTAGRAAIRQTWGNESSVPGVSILRLFLTGVHPVFGAPLRRVLEEESALHRDILQQDFLDTYNNLTLKTLMGMEWVSRHCPGAAYVLKADRDVFLNLAFLVGRLLQPQLPPKRDFMTGYIYRDTGPLRSKAYKWYVPRQVYPNDTYPPYCGGPAYVLSGDLAAKVYAVAQTLPLLNMEDSFVGVCLHALGLGVTSSPWGVFNMHRLPYDKCKFSRLVMVHHYQPEEVLSLWPHFQGANVTCPP, encoded by the coding sequence ATGAGGTGCCCGCAGCCGCCGcgcgcgctgctgctgctgcccgcccTGCTGTCGCTGGCGCTGCTGGGGGTGCGGGTGCAGCGGCGCCTCTCCGGGGAGCCCCTCGATGGACCCCAAGGACCCGACGGACCCGGTGCACCCAACGCACCCGATGGACCCGGTGGACCCAATGGTGTGCTTGGTAGACCTGGTAGTCAAGGTAGACCTGGTGGCCCTGGTAGACTTGGTAGTCATGGTAGACCTGATGGCCCTGGAGCCATCAACATGGCGGCCTTCCAATGGCGAGCgtcgtcatcatcatcatcgtcGTCGTCATCGTCGGTCAAGGCCACGGCCAAgccacccccccccagccgccacccgctgcagcccccctaCCCCTACCCCTACCGCTTCCTCCTCAACGAGCCCCACAAGTGCCGGGAGCGGGCGCccttcctggtgctgctggtggccacgGAGCCGGCGGACACGGCGGGCAGGGCGGCCATCCGGCAGACCTGGGGCAACGAGAGCTCGGTGCCCGGCGTCTCCATCCTGCGGCTCTTCCTCACCGGCGTCCACCCGGTGTTCGGGGCCCCGCTGCGGcgggtgctggaggaggagagcgCCCTGCACCGCGACATCCTGCAGCAGGACTTCTTGGACACCTACAACAACCTGACGCTCAAGACGCTGATGGGCATGGAGTGGGTGAGCCGCCACTGCCCCGGCGCCGCCTACGTGCTCAAGGCCGACCGCGACGTCTTCCTCAACCTGGCCTTCCTGGTGGGgcggctcctgcagccccagctgccccccaaGAGGGACTTCATGACGGGCTACATCTACCGCGACACGGGGCCGCTGCGCAGCAAGGCCTACAAGTGGTACGTGCCCCGCCAGGTCTACCCCAACGACACCTACCCGCCCTACTGCGGCGGGCCGGCCTACGTCCTCTCGGGGGACCTGGCGGCCAAGGTGTATGCGGTGGCGCAGACGCTGCCGCTGCTCAACATGGAGGACTCCTTCGTGGGGGTCTGCCTGCACGCGCTGGGCCTCGGCGtcaccagcagcccctggggggTCTTCAACATGCACCGGCTGCCCTACGACAAGTGCAAGTTCTCCCGGCTGGTCATGGTGCACCACTACCAGCCCGAGGAGGTGCTCAGCCTCTGGCCCCATTTCCAGGGGGCCAACGTGACGTGTCCCCCCTAG
- the QTRT1 gene encoding queuine tRNA-ribosyltransferase catalytic subunit 1, translated as MAAPTEGPEQARAQAPAPVPAPAPAPAPAPAPLLRVVAKCSRSRARAGELLLPHGAVPCPVFMPVGTRGTAKGITAAQLAALGCRICLGNTYHLGTRPGPELVQRAGGLHGFMGWARNLLTDSGGFQMVSLAALSEVTEGGVRFLSPYGGAELLLSPERSVHIQNALGADIIMQLDDVVSSTTTGPRVEEAMHRSVRWLDRCIAAHRRPSQQSLFAIIQGGLDPALRRRCLEEMTRRDVPGFAIGGLSGGEEKEQFWRMVKLCTDLLPPDKPRYLMGVGYATDLVVCVALGCDMFDCVFPTRTARFGSALVPWGSLQLKSQQFAKDFRPIDERCGCPTCRRHSRAYLHALLRSDPAALHHLTVHNIAYQLELMRAMRDSIVGQRFPDFVRDFVRARYGGPERCPPWARHALEAAGIVLE; from the exons atggcggcgccCACGGAGGGCCCGGAGCAGGCCCGGGCCCAGGCCCCGGCCCCGgttccagccccagccccagccccggccccggccccggccccgctgctgcgGGTGGTGGCCAAGTGCAGCCGGAGCCGGGCCCGTGCGggcgagctgctgctgcctcacgGCGCCGTGCCCTGCCCGGTGTTCATGCCCGTGGGCACCCGCGGCACGGCCAAAGGCATCACGGCGGCGCAGCTGGCGGCCCTCGGCTGCCGCATCTGCCTGGGCAACACCTACCACCTCGGGACGCGGCCC GGCCCCGAGCTGGTGCAGCGCGCCGGCGGCCTGCACGGCTTCATGGGCTGGGCCCGAAACCTGCTGACG GACAGCGGCGGTTTCCAGATGGTTTCCCTGGCGGCTCTCTCGGAGGTGACGGAGGGGGGGGTTCGCTTCCTGTCCCCCTACGGCGGCGCCGAGCTCCTGCTGAGCCCCGAGCGCTCCGTCCACATCCAGAACGCGCTGG GTGCTGATATCATCATGCAGCTGGACGACGTGGTCAGCAGCACCACCACGGGGCCGCGCGTCGAGGAGGCCATGCACag gtctGTCCGCTGGCTGGATCGCTGCATCGCCGCCCACCGGCGCCCCTCGCAGCAGAGCCTCTTCGCCATCATCCAGGGGGGGCTCGACCCCGCCCTGCGCAGGCGCTGCCTGGAAG agATGACGCGCCGCGACGTCCCCGGCTTCGCCATCGGCGGGCTGAGCGGCGGCGAGGAGAAGGAGCAGTTCTGGCGCATGGTGAAGCTCTGCACCGACCTCCTGCCCCCCGACAAACCCCGCTACCTCATGGGCGTGGG CTACGCCACCGACCTGGTGGTGTGCGTGGCGCTGGGCTGCGACATGTTCGACTGCGTCTTCCCCACGCGGACGGCG CGTTTCGGCTCGGCGCTGGTGCCCTGGGGGTCGCTGCAGCTGAAGAGCCAGCAGTTCGCCAAGGATTTCCGCCCCATCGACGAGCGCTGCGGCTGCCCCACGTGCCGACG GCACAGCCGTGCCTACCTGCACGCCCTGCTGCGCAGCGACCCGGCCGCCCTGCACCACCTCACCGTGCACAACATCGCCTACCAG ctcGAGCTGATGCGGGCCATGCGGGACAGCATCGTGGGGCAGCGCTTCCCCGACTTCGTGCGGGATTTCGTCCGCGCCCGCTACGGGGGCCCCGAGCGCTGCCCCCCCTGGGCCCGGCACGCGCTGGAGGCCGCCGGCATCGTGCTGGAGTGA